The nucleotide sequence GGCACCAGAACAGCGGCGCAAAAGCCCGCTCGGCCAGCAACGGACGCCGCTCGGGCGGGCGCTCCATGGTCATCTCCTATGACGGGGCTAAGGCGCGCAAGCGCTATTCGAGTTCGAGAGTGCTGGTGGGCAACGGACGGGCACGCCGATTTTCATCAATGGCGACGAACACGAACACAGCCCGCGTCACCTTGCGATAATCCTCCGCGACGCGCGGGCGTCGCCACGCTTCCACCGCAATCCGCATCGAACTGCGCCCGGTGGAGAGCAGCTTTGCATACAGGCTGACCTCATCACCCACCACCACCGGCGCCAGAAAGGCGATCGAGTCGACAGCGACCGTGACGCAGCGGCCCCGTGCATAGCGTGTGGCCACGTTTCCAGCCGCCATATCCATCAGCGACATCAACCAGCCGCCGAAAATATCACCGGCTGGATTCGTATCCGCCGGCATGGCGATAGTACGGATCATCGGCGGTTCGGCAGGCGGCCCTTCACCTTCGGACAGTTCAGGATCCGCAGAATGGGAGGAGGAGGTTAAGTCTGGATCGGACATTCGAACCTTCGCTTTTTTCCGGCTGTCACCTGGTGACAGGTCAGGAAAAGGGCGGCACCCTCTCCCCTGACCGGGTTATTCGATCCTATCCTGTTGCATCACTTCATGCCGGTCCAGAGTTAGAACTACCAAAAATCTCACGGATCGCATGGCTGACAGGCCGCTTGACGGCAAGGCAAGGCCATTGCCACATCCGATCCAGTGACATGAGCAGCACCATGACCGATACAGCGACATCTTCCCAGTCTGACAACTCTACTGACAACCCTACCAATGCGCCCCTCCACACAGAACTGCCTGCACTTGATGAAAGGCTGGCAACCTCCCTGTTTCGGGACGGACGGAGCTTCGACCGATGGAAACCGCTGCCGGTCAGCGATGAAACCCTGCGCACTGTTTATGATCTGGCCCGGCTTGGCCCGACATCCGGCAACTCCTGTCCGGCCCGGTTCGTTTTCATCCGTCATCCGGAAGCAAAACAGAAACTGCGCCCGGCCCTGTCCAGCGGGAATGTCGAGAAGACCATGCAGGCGCCAGTCACGGTCATCGTCGCTCATGATCCGTTATTTTACGATAAGCTGCCGCATCTGTGGCCTTACGAGGATGCCCGCGACTGGTTCGTGCATAATGCGGCGCTGGCTGAGGAAACAGCGATCCGGAATGCAACCCTGCAAGGGGCCTATCTGCTGCTGGCTGCCCGTGCGGTCGGGCTGGATGCCGGGCCCATGTCGGGTTTCGACCGGGCAAAGGTCGATTCCGCTTTTCTGATGCCGCAGGGTTGGCGCAGCGAATTTCTGATCAATCTCGGCTATGGCGATCCTGAAGACCTGCCTCCCCGTGCACCGCGTCTGACATTCGAGGAAGCCTGCGAGATCCTGTAACCCTTGTTTTCTCAAGGCCTACAGCGACACCGCACTGTCCTGATGGGGCAAATGAGCCTGCAAAGCGGATGAGGCCAGCCCATTACCTGAGTCTCCGACATCCGGGTCATTGTCTCTGGACAGTATATCGGGTGGTGATTTTTCCCATACGGGAATCCAAAAAGCGAAAGTGCTGCCTTTGCCCTGCTCGCTCTCGATGAATAACTGCCCGCGATGACGGTTGACGATGTGCTTGACGATAGCCAGGCCCAGCCCGGTACCGCTGGCCGCACGGGACCGTGCCTTGTCCACCCGGTAGAATCGTTCCGTCAGACGCGGCAGGTGCATGCGTGGAATACCGGGACCATCATCCCCGACCTTCACCAGCACACCACGCCGTTTCAGGCCGTAAGAATTCAGGGAAACATCCTGATCAGGCTGCGCCGCCAGGGTGCCCGTCTCAAAGCCGGTTTCGATGGCGGTGATCGTGACCTCTCCGCCATCACGCCCATATTTGATGGCATTGTCCAACAGATTCTGTAGAACCTGTGTCAACTGATCCGCATCCCCGGCCACTGTCGACAAAGGCGGCAGGTTCAGCTGC is from Granulibacter bethesdensis and encodes:
- a CDS encoding acyl-CoA thioesterase produces the protein MSDPDLTSSSHSADPELSEGEGPPAEPPMIRTIAMPADTNPAGDIFGGWLMSLMDMAAGNVATRYARGRCVTVAVDSIAFLAPVVVGDEVSLYAKLLSTGRSSMRIAVEAWRRPRVAEDYRKVTRAVFVFVAIDENRRARPLPTSTLELE
- a CDS encoding malonic semialdehyde reductase, encoding MTDTATSSQSDNSTDNPTNAPLHTELPALDERLATSLFRDGRSFDRWKPLPVSDETLRTVYDLARLGPTSGNSCPARFVFIRHPEAKQKLRPALSSGNVEKTMQAPVTVIVAHDPLFYDKLPHLWPYEDARDWFVHNAALAEETAIRNATLQGAYLLLAARAVGLDAGPMSGFDRAKVDSAFLMPQGWRSEFLINLGYGDPEDLPPRAPRLTFEEACEIL